The following proteins come from a genomic window of Pseudomonas cichorii:
- a CDS encoding DUF2790 domain-containing protein, with protein sequence MNVIKLSVLAFALVSPLTSYAFSSVDLQGDERSRVHQLKVEEYAARMQKAVPEIQNYTYGMNLDIARVIVKTPAPKSCGVNARLMTYENSQGELNTLRYKVLSDCAGKN encoded by the coding sequence ATGAATGTTATAAAATTGTCTGTTCTTGCCTTTGCGCTTGTTTCGCCACTGACCTCGTACGCTTTCAGTTCTGTGGACCTTCAAGGCGACGAGCGGAGCAGGGTGCATCAACTTAAAGTTGAGGAATATGCAGCCAGGATGCAGAAGGCTGTTCCTGAGATACAGAACTACACCTACGGTATGAACCTGGATATTGCCAGGGTGATCGTTAAAACTCCGGCGCCGAAGAGTTGCGGGGTCAACGCCAGGTTGATGACGTATGAAAACTCCCAAGGCGAACTCAATACGCTGCGCTACAAGGTATTGAGTGACTGCGCTGGCAAGAACTGA
- a CDS encoding YoaK family protein: MLPSATKISASPRHLNMQKWRGRVGMALAASLSVLAGMTDAIGFMATGDFVSFMSGNTTRLAVAISDGDSGTTTRLILAIIVFIAGNALGVIIARLGGRRALPLLLSVATLLCAAAAWPMDSNILVLVWAILAMGMLNAAVEQVNGLPVGLTYVTGALSRFGRGLGRRMLGERRDGWRIQLVPWAGMFVGAVIGAVLERHMGLNALLVSGGLSALLGLVSLKIPHRWQRRYMPR, encoded by the coding sequence ATGTTGCCATCCGCCACAAAGATAAGCGCCAGCCCCAGACACCTGAACATGCAGAAATGGCGTGGCAGGGTCGGCATGGCACTGGCGGCCAGCCTGTCAGTGCTGGCGGGCATGACCGATGCGATAGGCTTCATGGCCACCGGGGATTTCGTTTCATTCATGAGCGGCAACACTACTCGCCTGGCCGTCGCCATCAGCGATGGTGACTCGGGGACAACCACACGCCTGATACTGGCCATTATTGTTTTTATTGCAGGCAATGCCCTGGGCGTCATCATTGCCCGCCTGGGTGGCAGACGCGCCCTGCCCTTGTTGCTCAGCGTCGCCACACTGCTTTGCGCTGCCGCGGCCTGGCCAATGGATTCAAATATTCTGGTACTTGTCTGGGCCATTCTGGCAATGGGCATGCTCAATGCTGCTGTTGAACAGGTCAACGGTCTTCCCGTGGGCCTGACCTACGTGACCGGCGCGCTGTCACGCTTCGGGCGTGGCCTGGGGCGCCGGATGCTGGGTGAGCGCCGCGATGGCTGGCGGATTCAACTTGTCCCGTGGGCAGGCATGTTTGTCGGTGCCGTCATTGGCGCCGTGCTTGAACGGCACATGGGACTCAATGCACTGCTGGTCAGCGGCGGGCTCTCAGCCTTGCTGGGGCTTGTGTCACTGAAAATCCCCCATCGCTGGCAACGCCGCTATATGCCACGCTGA
- a CDS encoding DUF2790 domain-containing protein: MNVLKLSVLAFALASPLTSYAFSTTDLRGSDERSKAHQIKVEEYAAKVQKPVPVIQNYAYGMKLDVAKVVIKTPAPGDCGINYKFMTYEDSQGDLNTLSYKAITECAGRN, from the coding sequence ATGAATGTTTTAAAGCTGTCCGTTCTTGCCTTTGCACTGGCTTCGCCATTGACTTCGTATGCTTTCAGTACGACGGACTTGCGGGGCAGTGATGAGCGCAGCAAAGCGCATCAGATCAAGGTCGAGGAATATGCGGCCAAGGTCCAGAAGCCGGTTCCCGTTATACAGAACTATGCCTACGGAATGAAGCTGGATGTTGCCAAGGTGGTCATCAAGACCCCGGCCCCTGGCGACTGCGGTATCAACTATAAGTTCATGACTTATGAAGACTCGCAAGGCGATCTCAATACACTGAGTTACAAGGCAATAACTGAGTGTGCCGGTAGAAACTGA
- a CDS encoding FKBP-type peptidyl-prolyl cis-trans isomerase, giving the protein MSNELQITDLHIGDGKEAVKGALITTHYTGVLDDGTVFDSSHERGKPFQCVIGTGRVIKGWDIGLMGMKVGGKRKLFVPAHLGYGDRKMGAHIQPGSNLTFEIELLEVLTRDD; this is encoded by the coding sequence ATGAGCAACGAACTACAGATTACCGACCTGCATATCGGGGACGGCAAGGAAGCGGTAAAAGGCGCCTTGATCACCACTCATTACACTGGCGTTCTGGACGACGGCACCGTCTTCGACTCATCCCATGAGCGCGGCAAGCCATTTCAGTGTGTAATTGGCACCGGCCGGGTCATCAAGGGCTGGGACATTGGCCTGATGGGCATGAAGGTTGGTGGCAAACGCAAGCTTTTCGTCCCTGCTCACCTGGGCTATGGCGACAGAAAGATGGGTGCCCATATCCAGCCCGGCTCCAATCTGACGTTTGAAATAGAGCTGCTGGAAGTCCTGACCCGCGACGATTGA
- a CDS encoding class I SAM-dependent methyltransferase, translating into MTPDALATLQQHVLDALSTVPDETRRLFHGRGRVWPGLEHITVDWMQGVVLVSLFRESLESELESLTRLLLELTHSPQWQQSQAHTLLLQHRYLPQSTVQCLVGELMDEWVITENNLRYKVDFGKKQNSGLFLDMRYGREWVRSRAKGKRILNLFAYTCGFSVAAIAGGADHVVNLDMAKAALNRGRENHRLNGHDLSRVSFLGHDLFKSWAKVTRSGPYDLVIIDPPSFQKGSFMLDKDYQRVLRRLPELLTEDGTVLACMNDPAVGTDFLIRHTAVEAPGLRFEQRLENPPEFPDARIEGGLKALVFKADGEPRAGWA; encoded by the coding sequence ATGACCCCTGATGCGCTCGCCACTCTGCAACAGCACGTACTCGATGCCTTGAGCACCGTGCCCGATGAAACCCGTCGCCTGTTTCATGGACGCGGCAGAGTATGGCCGGGGCTTGAACACATTACCGTCGACTGGATGCAGGGCGTGGTGCTGGTCTCGCTGTTCAGGGAATCACTGGAGTCAGAACTGGAGTCATTGACCCGACTGCTGCTGGAGCTTACGCACTCCCCTCAATGGCAACAGAGCCAGGCCCATACGCTGTTGCTGCAACATCGCTATCTGCCACAAAGCACTGTGCAATGCCTCGTGGGCGAGCTGATGGACGAGTGGGTCATTACCGAGAACAACCTGCGCTACAAGGTGGATTTCGGCAAGAAACAGAACAGCGGTCTGTTTCTGGACATGCGTTATGGCCGCGAATGGGTTCGCTCCCGGGCCAAGGGCAAGCGGATACTCAATCTGTTCGCCTATACCTGCGGCTTTTCGGTCGCTGCCATTGCCGGCGGTGCCGATCATGTGGTCAATCTGGACATGGCCAAGGCCGCGCTGAATCGTGGACGTGAGAATCATCGGCTCAATGGCCATGATCTGAGCCGGGTCAGCTTTCTGGGACACGATCTGTTCAAGTCGTGGGCCAAAGTCACCCGTTCGGGTCCTTACGATCTGGTGATCATCGACCCGCCGTCATTCCAGAAAGGCAGTTTCATGCTCGACAAGGATTATCAGCGGGTTTTGCGCCGCTTGCCGGAACTGCTGACCGAGGATGGAACGGTACTGGCCTGTATGAACGATCCGGCAGTCGGCACGGACTTTCTGATCCGACACACAGCAGTTGAAGCTCCGGGATTGCGCTTCGAGCAACGCCTGGAAAATCCGCCCGAATTTCCCGATGCCCGTATCGAGGGTGGTTTGAAAGCTCTGGTGTTCAAGGCTGATGGTGAACCCCGGGCAGGATGGGCATAG
- a CDS encoding CusA/CzcA family heavy metal efflux RND transporter: MFERLIQFAIEQRIVVMLAVLLMAGLGIASYQKLPIDAVPDITNVQVQINTAAPGFSPLETEQRITFAIETAMAGLPGLKQTRSLSRSGLSQVTVIFEDGTDLFFARQQVSERLQTAKEQLPENIDAMMGPVSTGLGEIFLWTVEAKEGALKEDGTPYTPTDLRVIQDWIIKPQLRNVPGVAEINTIGGFAKQYQIAPDPKKLAAYKLTLNDLIVALERNNSNVGAGYIERGGEQLVIRAPGQLVNELDIANIVIANVQGTPIRVSHVADVVIGKELRSGAATENGREVVLGTVFMLIGENSRSVSQAVAAKLTEINRSLPKGVVAVTVYDRTNLVEKAIATVKKNLIEGAILVIAVLFLFLGNIRAALITAMVIPLAMLFTFTGMFANKVSANLMSLGALDFGIIVDGAVVIVENAIRRLAHAQQRHGRMLTRSERFHEVFAAAREARRPLIFGQLIIMVVYLPIFALTGVEGKMFHPMAFTVVIALLGAMTLSVTFVPAAIAMFVTGKVKEEEGVVMRTARQRYAPVLDWVLGNRTLAFGMAFAVIAVSGVAASRMGSEFIPSLSEGDFALQALRVPGTSLTQSVDMQQRLEKAIIERMPEVERVFARTGTAEIAADPMPPNISDSYVMLKPADQWPDPKKSRETLIAELQAAAASVPGSNYELSQPIQLRFNELISGVRSDVAVKVFGDDMDVLNQTANKIAATLQKVSGASEVKVEQTTGLPVLTINIDRDKAARYGLNMGDVQDAIAIAVGGRQAGTLYDGDRRFDMVVRLSEKLRTDVNGLSNLLIPIPASPGSSNAQIGFIPLSQVASLDLVLGPNQISRENGKRLVIVSANVRGRDLGSFVEEAGQSIQEQVTIPPGYWTSWGGQFEQLQSAAQRLQIVVPVALLMVLALLFMMFNNLKDGLLVFTGIPFALTGGILALWLRDIPLSISAGVGFIALSGVAVLNGLVMIAFIRNLREEGFSLEKAIHEGALTRLRPVLMTALVASLGFIPMALATGTGAEVQRPLATVVIGGILSSTILTLLVLPALYQWAHRREE; the protein is encoded by the coding sequence ATGTTTGAACGCCTGATTCAATTTGCCATAGAGCAACGCATTGTCGTCATGCTGGCGGTCCTGCTAATGGCCGGGCTGGGCATTGCCAGCTACCAGAAGCTGCCCATCGATGCGGTGCCCGATATCACCAACGTCCAGGTGCAGATCAATACCGCTGCACCGGGTTTTTCTCCGCTGGAAACGGAGCAGCGCATTACCTTTGCCATCGAAACCGCCATGGCCGGTCTACCAGGCCTGAAGCAGACCCGTTCGCTGTCGCGCTCGGGGCTGTCCCAGGTCACCGTGATTTTCGAGGATGGCACCGACCTGTTTTTCGCCCGCCAACAGGTCAGCGAGCGTTTGCAGACTGCCAAGGAGCAGTTGCCTGAAAACATCGATGCCATGATGGGGCCTGTCTCAACCGGTCTCGGAGAGATATTCCTCTGGACGGTCGAGGCCAAAGAGGGGGCGCTGAAAGAGGATGGCACGCCGTATACGCCTACTGACCTGCGGGTCATTCAGGACTGGATCATCAAGCCACAGTTGCGCAATGTGCCGGGTGTCGCCGAGATCAATACCATTGGCGGCTTTGCCAAGCAGTACCAGATAGCGCCCGATCCGAAAAAGCTGGCTGCCTACAAGTTGACACTCAACGACCTGATCGTGGCCCTTGAGCGCAACAACTCCAATGTCGGCGCTGGCTATATCGAGCGGGGTGGTGAGCAACTGGTGATCCGGGCGCCGGGGCAACTGGTCAATGAACTCGATATCGCCAATATCGTGATTGCCAATGTGCAGGGCACGCCGATCCGGGTGAGTCATGTTGCCGATGTGGTGATCGGCAAGGAACTGCGTTCCGGTGCAGCGACCGAAAACGGTCGTGAAGTCGTGCTGGGTACAGTTTTCATGCTGATCGGCGAAAACAGTCGCAGCGTCTCCCAGGCGGTGGCTGCGAAGCTGACCGAGATCAATCGCTCGCTGCCCAAGGGCGTCGTTGCGGTGACGGTGTATGACCGTACCAATCTGGTGGAAAAGGCTATTGCCACGGTCAAGAAGAACCTGATCGAAGGCGCGATTCTGGTTATCGCGGTCCTCTTCCTGTTCCTGGGTAACATTCGTGCTGCCCTGATCACCGCCATGGTGATTCCACTGGCCATGCTCTTCACCTTTACCGGCATGTTCGCCAACAAGGTCAGTGCCAACCTGATGAGCCTGGGGGCGCTGGACTTCGGGATTATCGTCGATGGCGCGGTGGTGATCGTCGAAAACGCCATTCGCAGGCTGGCCCATGCCCAGCAGCGGCATGGCCGGATGCTGACCCGTTCCGAACGTTTCCATGAAGTGTTTGCAGCCGCGCGTGAGGCCCGGCGTCCGTTGATCTTCGGTCAGTTGATCATCATGGTCGTCTACTTGCCGATATTTGCCCTGACAGGTGTCGAGGGCAAGATGTTCCACCCGATGGCCTTTACCGTGGTCATTGCGCTGCTGGGTGCGATGACCCTGTCCGTGACCTTCGTACCGGCTGCCATTGCCATGTTCGTCACTGGCAAGGTGAAGGAAGAGGAAGGCGTGGTCATGCGTACGGCCCGCCAGCGATATGCACCGGTTCTGGACTGGGTGCTTGGCAACCGTACCCTGGCGTTCGGCATGGCGTTTGCGGTTATTGCCGTTTCTGGTGTTGCCGCCAGCCGAATGGGCAGTGAGTTCATTCCCAGTCTGAGTGAAGGCGACTTTGCCTTGCAGGCCTTGCGTGTTCCGGGCACCAGCCTGACCCAGTCGGTGGACATGCAACAGCGACTTGAGAAAGCCATTATCGAGCGCATGCCGGAAGTGGAGCGCGTGTTCGCCCGTACAGGGACTGCGGAAATCGCCGCCGATCCGATGCCGCCGAATATTTCCGATAGCTACGTGATGCTCAAGCCTGCCGATCAATGGCCTGATCCGAAGAAGTCCCGCGAGACACTGATTGCCGAGTTGCAGGCCGCCGCTGCCAGCGTGCCGGGCAGCAACTACGAGCTGTCCCAACCGATTCAGTTGCGCTTCAACGAGCTGATTTCAGGTGTGCGCAGCGATGTTGCGGTGAAAGTGTTTGGCGATGATATGGATGTACTGAATCAGACGGCGAACAAGATCGCCGCAACGCTGCAGAAGGTCAGCGGCGCCTCGGAGGTCAAGGTCGAACAGACGACCGGCCTGCCGGTGCTGACGATCAATATCGATCGCGACAAGGCTGCCCGTTATGGTTTGAACATGGGCGATGTGCAGGATGCCATTGCGATTGCTGTCGGTGGGCGTCAGGCCGGCACGCTGTATGACGGGGACCGCCGATTCGACATGGTGGTGCGCTTGTCCGAGAAACTGCGCACCGACGTGAACGGGCTCTCCAATCTGCTGATTCCCATTCCGGCCAGTCCGGGCAGCAGCAATGCGCAGATCGGCTTCATCCCATTGTCCCAGGTGGCGAGCCTGGATCTGGTCCTCGGGCCTAATCAGATCAGTCGCGAGAACGGCAAGCGTCTGGTCATCGTCAGCGCCAACGTACGGGGCCGTGATCTTGGCTCGTTCGTGGAAGAGGCCGGGCAATCCATTCAGGAGCAGGTGACGATCCCGCCGGGATACTGGACCAGTTGGGGTGGCCAGTTCGAGCAGCTTCAATCAGCGGCCCAGCGCCTGCAAATCGTGGTGCCCGTGGCGTTGCTGATGGTGCTGGCACTGCTGTTCATGATGTTCAACAACCTCAAGGATGGCTTGCTGGTGTTCACCGGGATTCCCTTTGCCTTGACGGGCGGTATCCTGGCGTTATGGCTGCGGGACATCCCATTGTCGATTTCCGCCGGGGTCGGGTTCATTGCCCTGTCCGGTGTCGCGGTCTTGAATGGTCTGGTGATGATTGCCTTCATTCGTAACCTTCGTGAGGAAGGCTTCAGCCTGGAAAAAGCCATCCATGAAGGCGCTTTGACAAGGTTGCGTCCGGTACTGATGACGGCTTTGGTTGCTTCTCTGGGCTTCATCCCCATGGCTCTGGCGACTGGCACCGGTGCGGAAGTGCAGAGGCCTCTGGCTACCGTCGTGATCGGCGGGATCCTGTCGTCGACGATTCTGACTTTGCTGGTATTGCCAGCGCTGTATCAGTGGGCTCATCGTCGAGAAGAATAA